One genomic window of [Clostridium] scindens ATCC 35704 includes the following:
- a CDS encoding CobW family GTP-binding protein encodes MEIQIVTGFLGAGKTTFLNRYLPLLSGKTVVIENEFGDIGIDGDRIQEDIPVREIFAGCICCSLAMDFRKGIKEIAENFHPDRILIEPSGVGRLTDIVKACQMAREREKVSLQITKLIAIVDMASFEEYIEGFGAFYQDQIERAGLLLLSHVEAENKAQKEIIIGRLKELNPDAILYDGDWRQLENEELLKLLEEAPDYDEDARRDAAFAALPADKVFSSVSFMDLPQMRIEDLEAIMKALEKEEYGYILRAKGWIETMEKGLVHFDFTPTVSKYREEKNPAGTGGEAVVIGCGLNQAALEMLFRRKNI; translated from the coding sequence ATGGAGATACAGATTGTCACAGGCTTTCTGGGAGCCGGGAAAACGACGTTTCTAAATAGATATCTTCCACTGCTTTCCGGAAAGACGGTAGTGATAGAGAATGAATTTGGGGATATCGGGATTGACGGGGATCGAATACAGGAAGACATTCCAGTGCGTGAAATCTTTGCAGGATGTATCTGCTGCAGCCTGGCCATGGATTTCAGGAAGGGGATCAAGGAGATTGCCGAGAATTTCCATCCGGACAGAATTCTCATAGAGCCTTCCGGAGTAGGGCGGCTAACGGATATTGTCAAGGCCTGCCAGATGGCAAGGGAAAGAGAGAAAGTCAGCCTGCAGATTACAAAACTGATTGCAATCGTAGACATGGCTTCCTTTGAGGAATATATCGAAGGATTTGGAGCATTCTACCAAGATCAGATAGAGAGAGCAGGCCTTCTGCTATTAAGCCATGTGGAAGCAGAAAATAAGGCACAGAAGGAAATCATTATCGGACGCTTAAAGGAACTGAATCCGGACGCTATCTTATATGATGGGGACTGGAGGCAGCTGGAGAACGAAGAACTCTTAAAACTTCTGGAAGAGGCGCCTGATTATGATGAGGATGCCAGGAGGGATGCAGCATTTGCGGCACTTCCGGCAGACAAGGTATTTTCCAGCGTCTCCTTTATGGATCTGCCGCAAATGCGTATAGAGGATTTGGAGGCCATAATGAAGGCCTTGGAAAAAGAAGAGTATGGATATATCCTGAGAGCCAAAGGCTGGATAGAGACTATGGAAAAAGGCCTGGTTCATTTTGATTTTACACCGACGGTATCCAAATACAGGGAAGAAAAGAATCCGGCGGGAACTGGCGGCGAAGCGGTGGTGATCGGATGCGGCTTGAATCAGGCGGCGTTAGAAATGCTGTTTCGAAGAAAAAATATATAA
- a CDS encoding pseudouridine-5'-phosphate glycosidase codes for MVGYLAESALLTHGLRSITEDELIRMWPQDSTSIAWMEDGGLRVGGIEDFCRFRKKAQDFDRVNYQNYEYYASNGKSGALTASGTMKACEGLGIPLAVTCGMGGLMEGQRPEECHDLKALANSPVSLLAVSPKDMFDLGGTIKAMEEAGITILGYHSDVCDGYMFEGERVKISGRWREEAPSKNILFLRSIKTEERITDKEILSQAFQYGQEQKIQGRSFHPAVNAKIDELTEGYSSRIQLRALIENIAWAEELANYR; via the coding sequence ATGGTAGGCTATCTCGCGGAGTCCGCGCTTCTTACGCATGGCCTTAGAAGTATCACGGAGGATGAACTGATACGGATGTGGCCGCAGGACAGCACAAGTATTGCGTGGATGGAAGATGGCGGATTAAGAGTTGGAGGAATCGAAGATTTCTGCCGATTCAGGAAAAAGGCGCAGGACTTTGACCGGGTAAATTACCAGAATTATGAGTACTATGCATCCAATGGAAAGTCAGGCGCGCTTACCGCATCGGGAACGATGAAGGCGTGCGAAGGATTGGGAATCCCGCTGGCCGTCACCTGCGGCATGGGCGGCCTTATGGAGGGGCAGAGGCCAGAGGAATGCCATGATCTTAAGGCGCTGGCCAATAGCCCCGTATCCTTGCTTGCAGTATCGCCGAAGGATATGTTTGACCTGGGAGGGACCATAAAGGCCATGGAAGAAGCAGGGATCACAATCCTTGGATATCATTCGGACGTTTGCGACGGATATATGTTTGAGGGAGAAAGGGTCAAGATTAGCGGCCGCTGGAGGGAAGAGGCTCCGTCTAAGAACATTCTTTTCCTGAGAAGCATCAAAACGGAAGAACGGATTACAGACAAGGAAATCTTAAGTCAGGCATTCCAGTATGGACAAGAGCAGAAGATACAAGGGAGATCCTTTCATCCGGCGGTCAATGCCAAGATTGACGAACTGACAGAGGGGTATTCTTCCCGAATCCAGCTTCGGGCACTTATTGAAAACATAGCATGGGCAGAAGAACTTGCAAATTATAGATGA